AAGCTCGCTGGTCCCACCCTACGTTTCTATTCTTCGGGTTTCTCCGGCTCTTGGGTGGCGGACTGTTCGGCCGCCATCTGTTCGAGCCACTTGTCGTAGGCGGCCCGCGTCTCGATGGTGACGCGGCCCTTCATCTTGTAATGCCCCCAGCCGCACAACTCGGCGCACACCAGGTCGAACGTGCCGACGTCTTTGGCCCGGAACCAGACCGGTATCGACATGCCCGGCACCGCGTCTTGCTTGATCCGCAAGTGCGGCAGAAAAAGGTCGTGCAGCACGTCCATGCTCTTCAGGTCCACGAGCACCTCTTCGTCGAGCGGAATGTGCATGTCGTTGACGTGATAAATGTCGTCCGGCGTGCCGATCGTGCCATCGGGACCCGGATAACGCAGCCGCCACTCGAACTGCCGCGCGGTCACTTCCAGCGTGGGCGGCATGTCTTTGGGCACGCGCATCTTCACGTCGGCCCAGGCGTTCATCTGGTAGATGGCGATAAACAGCAGCGTGGCCGCCGGCAAAATCGTCCAGATGACTTCCAGGTTGTGGCTGCCGTGGGTGTACTTCACGGGGTCGCGGTTGACCTTCGAGTCATACCTCCACATGAACCAGAACAGGGCGAACTCGGTGGCGAAAAACACCACGCCCGTCAGCACCAGAATGAAATTGAACAGGTGGTCGATTTGGTAGCCGTGCTGCGAGATGTCGCGCGGCAGCCAGTAGCCGGCCGAAGGGGCCCAAAAGAACAGGCCGATCCCCAGCACGGGCACCATCAAAAACAGGACGCTCCAAAACTTTCCCACCACTCAACCTCGTTAAGTCGTAACCGGGGCAGGCAGACAGCAGACGGTAGACAGTAGACCGGGGTTTGAATTTACGCCCTGTCCACCGCTTACTGTCTACCGCCTACCGCCGTTAATTTCATGCCCTATCTACCGTCTACCTCGTGCTCGACCATCGCCGTCGCGTGGCCGCTCTCGAACTGCGCCGGCTCGCTCCCCTCGTCGAAAGGCAGCGACCGCACGTAGTCGACCAGGTTCCAAATCTCCTCCGGCTTCAACGGCGCGGTCGGGTTGCTGTCGTCGCGGCCGCCCGCCGGCATCGGCGTGCCGGGAATGCCCTGGTGAATTCGCCGAAAAAGATCCAATGGCCGCCGGCCGCCGCGATAAATGCCCATCCGCAAGTTGCGGGGCCGCAACGGTTGCTTTGTCGGCAGCAGCCAATAGGCCAGTTCGCCCGGCTTCTTGTCTTTGTTCCAATCGTCGAAGAGTTGGTCCTTTTCCGGCCCGCCGTCGTTGCCGTCACCCAGCCCGGTCGGCCCGTGACACTTGGTACACTGGGCGTCTTTGCGGAAGAAAACGTCGCGGCCCTTGGCGATCGACTCGCGCAAGTCCTGCGGAGTTTGCGACCCGCTGCGGGCAGGCGGATTGACGATTTGTTCTTCCGCCGCCCATTCGTCGATCGCGGGCTGCATATAGCCTTCGAAAATGGCCTCTTTTTTCGGCTCGATGTCCTCGTCGTTGTTGAACAGGTCGATGGCCATGTTGAGCTCCGTCTGGCCGCGGACGCTGAGATACTTGACGTACTCGACGAGCGCCTCGATCTCGTCGTCGGGCAAGAGCAAGAACGAGGGCATGGCCGTGCCGGGAATTCCCTCGTGCAAAATGCGTTTTAGGTCGTCGGTGGTCGGCTTGGAGTTGCGGCCCGTGCTCTTGAACTTGAACACGCCCTGGCGATAGTCGCGCGGGAAGGGGTTCAAGAAGGCGGCCGTCGGCCCGGCGCCGTCGCCCGTGATGCCGTGGCAATGGGCGCAGTGCTGGCGAAACAGGCCGCGCTGCTTGCCATCGGCGCTGCCCCCGTAGCGGCCGGAGGCCAGCTTGATCTTGCGCAGATCGAGCCCCTTTTTCTCGTCCGGGTTCCACTCCACTTCTTTGAATAGATATGGCTGGTCGGGCGTGCCGAACGCCGCATAGAGGGCGGTCGAGAGGAACTCCAGCTTCTTCTTTTTCTGCTCTTTCTCCTGGCGTTCTTCGTCGTCCTTTTCATCGCCTGTCAGGCGGAAATCGTCGGCCTTAAGCTGCATCTTCACCAGGATGTCCTGCATATTCAGCCGGAACTCGGGCGAGGAGTTATGCGGGGAGCAGCCGGAAGCGACAATCGCCACGGCGACCATCAAAACTGCCAACGTACAATGACGGAAAGATTGACGACAGAAACATTTTTCTGTCAGTATTTTTTCTGTCACTATTGCACCCTCTGATTGTTTCATCGCGTTGTAACGAACCTCGGTCTTACTTTCCAAACAATGCGGAGCTGACCTGGATGGTGCCCAGATCGTTGTCGCCTTCCTTGATCTCGAACTTGAACTTGCCCTTCTTCCAGTCGGGCTTGGCGGCCAGCCCGCCCACCGCTTCCTGCCACGCTTGGAACTCGTGCTTGCCGGCCGGCAGGTTCTTGATCTCGAACGAACCGTCTTTGCCCGTCACCGCCACGTAGGGATTGTCGCGCGGAAACACGTAGCCCTTCATCCAGGGATGAATGCTGCACGTGACCGGCACCGGTGCGTTCTGCTGCTTCGAGAAGTTGTAAGGCGACTCGTTGTTTTGCGAGATCAGCGGATTGAACGATTTGTCGCCCAGCGGCGCCATGTTGCTGTTATGACTCACCGGATCGGAGTTATGCACATCCAGCGTCTGCGAGGTCCGCAGGGTGAGAATGTGCGGCTCGAAGCGGCAGTGGTGGTTGTCGAACTTCACGGTGTCTTTGGCCGTCGCCTCGTAGTCGGGGTGTACCGCCGCTTTCTTGTCGGTCAGAAAGATCACGACGTTTTCCAACGCTTTGTTTTTGGGATTCACCACCAGCGATTCGTCGACCAGGTTGTGGTTGCCGCAAACCTGCTCGTCCTTGGTGATGGCCAGGCGCTGGGCCGCCGGATCGGGGCCGTCGTAGACGAACTTGCCGCTGAGGTTGCCCCAGGTGTCGGCGGTGGGCGCCGCGGCTTCGGCCTCAGGCGCCGCTTCGGTCGCTTCGCCCGACGACTCGCGGATTTGCTCTACTATTTTCATATCCGGCGCCGGATGCGGCAGCGAGGCCACGGCGCTTCCGCAGCCGCAACACGCCACCGCCAGCAGAGCGGCCAGTAGGGAGGATGGCCTTCCTAGGCCGTCCCGTCCGGATCTGGACGGCCTAGGAAGGCCATCCTCCAGTTGTCGGCCACCGCAAGCGCATGGTAACGCCACGTGCCAATTCAACCCGCACACCATCGTTCCGTTTTCCATCGTCGTACTGCCTCTCAACTCTTGGGCGCTACCAGCTTCGGATCGACTTTGATCTCGCCGAGATCGTTGTCGCCCTTCTTGATCTTCATTTTGAAGGCGCCCTTCTTCCAGCCGCTCTTGGCGGTCAGGTAGCCCTGGTTCTCGTGCCAGACGGTGAACTCCAGCTCCTCGGCCGGCAGATCCTTGATTTCGAAATTGCCGTCCTTGTCGCTTACGCCGATATAGGGATTCTCCTTCACGACCACGTAACCCTTCATCCAAGGATGGATGTTGCACGAGATCGGCACGGGCACCTTTTGGGCTTTGTGGAACTTGTAGGGAAACTCGGCGTCCGGTGAGAGCAGCGGGTTCTGCGGCGTGTCTCCAAATGGGGATACGTTGCTGTTGTGGGAGAAGGGGTCGGAATTCTTTATCTCCAATGTTTGCGTGACTCGCATCGGCAGAACGTGCGGCTGAAAGCGGCAACCGTGATTGTCGAGCACGACTTTGTCTTTGGCGCTCGACTCATACTCGGGATTGACCTTGATCTTGCCCTTGGTGCTGATATAGACGACTACGTTCGCCAGGCCGCCATCATCTCCCACCACGATCGACTCGTCGACCACGTTGTGCTTCGAACACATCGGCTCCTTCGACGTGTCGATTTTTTTCTCCGTCGGCGCTTTGCCGTCATAGATGAAACGTCCCTTCAAGTTGCCCCAGTCGGCGGCATGGGCCGACGGTTGTCCGAGAGCGAGAGCTGCCACCGCCAGAACGAGAATCGAATATCGACGCATGTTGCAATCTCCTGGTTGTCGTCGCCCACTCAGTTCATTTTCCATTTCGAAGCCCGGCTGTATACCCGAAATACCGTAGGGTGGGACCAGCGAGCTTGCGAGCGCCGGCCCACCAAAAACGACGTCGCTATCGGTGGGCCGGCGCTCGCAAGCTCGCTGGTCCCACCCTTCGGTTCGATTTCGCGTCGGCACTGTTTCACACATACTCTTCTCAGTTGTCGAGCTTGGCACTCTGCCCCGCGGCGGCCTGGGGCGGCGGCTCTTTGACCATCGACTTGATATCAGTGTGCCGCTTCATGTACGTGTCGTAGTTCAGCAGCAGCCCGGCGACTCCCCGCAAAGCGTCTTCGCTCTCGCCCGGATAAAGGCCCGTGCGGAGCTTGGCGTTCGGGTCGTCGTGCGGCGGGAAGTTGACCGGCATGCCCGTGTAAGGAAGCTTGCGCGTCGGATGGGCCAGCCATTCCAGCAGATAGCCGGGCCGCAACCGCTGATAGATGCGGTCGAGGTTGGGCGCCAAGGCCGCTGGCAGACCCTTCGGCCGGAAATCGCCGATCAAGTGGCACTTCACGCAGTAGTTGTTGTCGGTGACGAGCTTCAGCGCGTCGTCGTACTTCTGGAACTCCTCCGGCGGCGTGTAGTCGCTGCCGCCGGGCCGATGATATTGATACGGGTAATCGACGTTGTCGGCGGCCGCGAAATAATGCACCAGCTTGTCGGCCTCCTCGCTCGACATGTTGAACCTCGGCATGCGCAGCAGCACGGCCGGGCGAATCGGATACGGATTCAACAAGAAGTCGTGCAGCCAACCGGTCTGCACCTTCTGCCCTTCGCGCACCAACGGCGGCGGCACCCAGCCCCACACGTCGGTCGGCTTGACGTTCGGGTTGTCGCGGCGGCCGATCTCCATGGCCGCGGGATACAGCAGCCGGGCAAAATCGCCGCCGAAATAGGGCCGAATCTTGTTCTTGTCGAGATGCTGCTCCATCACCGGCACTTCGGGTCCGCCCACCAGCCAGGGATGCCCGTCGATCGCCACCGGCTCCCAGAGCGTGAAATAAAGCGGCTCGTCGGGCTCGTGGTCTTCGGGCATCGGCACCGGCATGCCGCCGATCGCGGCGTGCCCCATACCGCGGCGGTCGGTCTTCTTCGAGGCTTCCAGTTGCTGCGGCGTGAAGTGCGGCATCAGGAAGGCATAGTCGTCGAAAGGCGGCGGGTTGGCGTAGTTTTCGTCTTCCGGATCGTAGTCGAACTCCCACGTTTCCATCTTCACGGTGTGGCAGCCGACGCAGTTGTACTTGGCCAGCAACTGCTCGCCTTCGACGATCGCCTTGCGGCGCGGATTGGCCTTATACACGTACTTGGCGGCGGGCGGCTCGGCCACCAGGCCCAGCACGAACGTCATCACCGCCTCGATCTGTTTCTGGTCGAAGTTGAACTTCGGCATCCGCAGGCGGTCGGTGTAATCCTTGTTCTCGGTCTTCTTGAAGTCGTAGCTGCGCGGCTCGCGGAGTTTCTGCCAGATAAAGCCCTCGCGCTGATGGTGCAGCAGGGCCTCGACGAAGAAGCCGGTGTCGGCGTCCATTTCCAAGGGATCGAGCGCGTGATGCTCCGTTGCGACTTCCGCCTCATGGCCGTGCCCATGCCCGACATGGCTGCCGGCGTGCGAATGTCCCGGCGGACGCTCGCGGAGGTATTCGACAATCATCTCGAAGGCCAGCTTCGAAGTGTCTTTGCGGCCCCAGTCGGCCAGGCCCGTGCCGATCGGCTTGGCGTCCTCGAAGCCGGGAATGTCGTGGCAGCCGCTGCAGCCCTGGCGGCTGATGATGCGGCGGCCGAGATAGAGCAGCTTTTTCTTGGTCAGCTCGCCCGGACTGTCCGAATCGCCCCGCACCATCATTTGCTCATCGCCCTTGATGTCGGCGGCGAAGTCGGCGGGAATACCTTCGTCGGCGTAGCGTCTGGCTTGCTTCTCCGTGAACGTGGCCTTGAGATAAATGTAGGCCAGGTCGTTGAGGGCCTGCGTATCGACTTCGGGCACCGCCACAGGTTTCCAGTCGTCGTCCTGCGATGTGAGCAGATAGGCCGTGATGTCGCCGGCGGGGTCGCTCACTTCGTCGTCCTTCCCGGCAATCGGTTCCAGGAACAGGTTTGGCATCACGGTGCGGGCGTGGTAGCGGTTTGGCTCGCGTACCCAGCTATAGAGCCAGCGCCGTCCAACGTTGCTGTTCAGCTTGGCACCGATGCGTGAGAGGTCCGGCCCCTGGCTCTGCTTGGCGGCGGGGAACTCTTTGTGCTGATGGCAGGCCAGGCAGCCGCGCGTCTGAAACAATTCCTTGCCCCGCTCGGCCGAGGCTTCTTGGGTAATGCCCTCAGATCGCTCGACGTATTCGAACGGCTGGCTGCGGTCGAGCAGATACTCGGCGATGGCGCGAATCTCGACCGGCTCGAACCGTTCGGCGTCTTTGCGGCCCTTGCTTTCGACCATCACGGGCTCCCCGTTTTCGATGATCGGATTGCCGCGGTCGTCGAGTTTCTCTTCCGGCACCAGATGGTCCCAAAGCCCGAAGAAGCGGGGCATCTTCGTGCTGGGGCGGAAGTTGGTCGGGTTGCGAATCCAGTCGTAGAGAAACGCCAGATCGACCTTGCTGGCCACGTAGCGGAGGCTGGGGCCGACCTTGCGGTATTGGCCCGGCGTCTCATCGTCGGCGCCGAGAATCGTGGCCAGCTTGTGCGTGGCCGAAGTCAAGCGGGCCTGGCTCTGGCCGTCGCCGTCGCCATCCCCGTCCGCCGCTTCCACCGCCTTCTCGCGGGCGACTTCCTCGCCGATCGTTTCCGTGGTTTGCGGCGGCTTCTTCTCGGCGGGCGCAACCAGCGCGGCATCGGCCTTGATGTCCTCGGCCAGCAGCTTGCGGGCTTCGTGCCGCTCGGGGTGAGCGACCACTTCCTCGGCCAGCGCCCGCTCGTGATCGTTCAGGCCGGGATCGGTCAGCACCGACTGGGCGGCGGCGAAATAGACCGGCTCGGCCCGCAAATCGGGACCGCGGCGGCGCGTCGGGCCGTCCCAACCGTTGATCTCGTGGCAGCCGAAGCAGCCAAACTGGCGAATGGTGTCGTAGCCCTCGACGAGCTTCGGCGCGGGCGGTTCGGGAAACTGTTCGCTCGGCTCGAGTTCCACCACGTCGTGATGGCACTTCAAGCATAAGCTCTCGTTGAACCGCTTGGGCATGACCGGGAACAGCCAATTGTGGTTGTTGAACCAACCGTACTTGGTGTGCCAATCTTCGGCCTGGGCGGGCGTGTCGGGCGTGTGCGAGACCCACTTGAACTCCGTGGCGCTCCCCTGGCCGTCGTGGCACGATGTGCAGCCGACGTCGCCCAGCTTGTGCGGACTCAGC
This genomic stretch from Pirellulales bacterium harbors:
- a CDS encoding cytochrome c oxidase subunit II, producing MGKFWSVLFLMVPVLGIGLFFWAPSAGYWLPRDISQHGYQIDHLFNFILVLTGVVFFATEFALFWFMWRYDSKVNRDPVKYTHGSHNLEVIWTILPAATLLFIAIYQMNAWADVKMRVPKDMPPTLEVTARQFEWRLRYPGPDGTIGTPDDIYHVNDMHIPLDEEVLVDLKSMDVLHDLFLPHLRIKQDAVPGMSIPVWFRAKDVGTFDLVCAELCGWGHYKMKGRVTIETRAAYDKWLEQMAAEQSATQEPEKPEE
- a CDS encoding cytochrome c; the encoded protein is MAVLMVAVAIVASGCSPHNSSPEFRLNMQDILVKMQLKADDFRLTGDEKDDEERQEKEQKKKKLEFLSTALYAAFGTPDQPYLFKEVEWNPDEKKGLDLRKIKLASGRYGGSADGKQRGLFRQHCAHCHGITGDGAGPTAAFLNPFPRDYRQGVFKFKSTGRNSKPTTDDLKRILHEGIPGTAMPSFLLLPDDEIEALVEYVKYLSVRGQTELNMAIDLFNNDEDIEPKKEAIFEGYMQPAIDEWAAEEQIVNPPARSGSQTPQDLRESIAKGRDVFFRKDAQCTKCHGPTGLGDGNDGGPEKDQLFDDWNKDKKPGELAYWLLPTKQPLRPRNLRMGIYRGGRRPLDLFRRIHQGIPGTPMPAGGRDDSNPTAPLKPEEIWNLVDYVRSLPFDEGSEPAQFESGHATAMVEHEVDGR